A genomic segment from uncultured Marinifilum sp. encodes:
- a CDS encoding AtpZ/AtpI family protein produces the protein MKRKNNSHKENTKKKQFTGVLKYSGLAFQMIVIILLVLYAGLKLDEYLQKEFPLFTIIGAFLGVLLSLYFALKDIIRMK, from the coding sequence ATGAAAAGAAAAAATAACTCCCATAAGGAAAACACTAAGAAAAAGCAATTTACCGGAGTGTTAAAATATTCCGGTTTGGCTTTTCAAATGATTGTAATTATTCTTCTGGTTTTATATGCAGGTTTAAAACTTGATGAATATTTACAAAAAGAATTTCCGCTATTTACAATTATTGGAGCTTTTTTAGGTGTATTATTGTCTTTATATTTTGCTTTAAAAGACATCATTCGAATGAAGTAA
- the mnmH gene encoding tRNA 2-selenouridine(34) synthase MnmH has protein sequence MLDPKEFLEIAKSIPMVDVRTSAEFENGHIPGAHNLPIFTNEERVVVGTKYKRAGKDSAVLLGLELVGPKLARFVKQAKKIAPQKEILLHCWRGGMRSGSMAWLFETAGFKVYLLKGGYKAYRAYNREQFDQKPKLVILGGMTGSGKTAVLHEMQKMGAQVLDLEGVANHKGSVFGALGQADQPTNENFENQLAQHWQKFDADKPIWLEDESKSIGAVWINDTLFAKMRSAEVIKLNIPKEERIKRLVKEYACFDTKVLALMVSKIKKRLGGLNVKKAFESLENNDFATVADITLSYYDKAYLHGQQKREGQTIHQLELPKDLPSENAKKVLEFYDSLNV, from the coding sequence ATGCTTGATCCCAAAGAGTTTCTTGAAATTGCGAAATCAATACCAATGGTTGATGTAAGAACTTCTGCAGAATTCGAAAACGGACATATTCCGGGAGCACATAACTTACCAATATTTACGAACGAAGAGCGAGTAGTTGTAGGTACCAAATACAAAAGAGCAGGTAAAGATTCTGCAGTTTTGCTGGGCTTGGAATTGGTAGGACCTAAATTAGCCAGATTTGTAAAGCAAGCGAAGAAAATTGCCCCACAAAAAGAAATTTTACTGCATTGCTGGCGAGGTGGAATGCGAAGCGGAAGTATGGCCTGGTTGTTCGAAACTGCCGGATTTAAAGTATACCTTTTAAAAGGAGGATACAAAGCTTATCGAGCATATAATAGGGAACAATTCGATCAGAAACCAAAGCTTGTTATACTGGGCGGAATGACAGGCAGTGGAAAAACAGCGGTCTTACACGAAATGCAAAAAATGGGAGCTCAGGTTCTCGACCTAGAGGGAGTAGCGAATCATAAAGGTTCGGTATTTGGAGCTTTAGGTCAGGCCGATCAGCCAACAAACGAAAATTTTGAAAATCAACTGGCTCAGCATTGGCAAAAGTTCGATGCCGATAAACCAATCTGGCTCGAAGATGAAAGTAAATCCATTGGAGCTGTATGGATTAATGATACTCTTTTTGCTAAAATGAGATCTGCTGAAGTTATTAAATTAAATATCCCTAAAGAAGAGAGAATAAAAAGGCTGGTTAAAGAATATGCTTGCTTCGATACCAAAGTATTAGCACTTATGGTTTCTAAAATTAAAAAACGCTTGGGCGGATTAAATGTGAAAAAAGCCTTCGAGAGTCTTGAAAATAACGACTTTGCCACTGTTGCTGATATTACCCTTAGTTATTATGATAAGGCTTATCTTCATGGTCAGCAAAAAAGAGAAGGACAAACAATTCATCAGCTCGAATTGCCTAAAGATCTTCCTTCCGAAAATGCCAAAAAGGTTCTGGAGTTTTATGATTCTTTAAATGTATAG
- the atpG gene encoding ATP synthase F1 subunit gamma: MANLKEIRTRISSVQKTKQVTAAMKMVSAAKLKKAQDAIVQIRPFADKLHEILSNLTASLSDADDNLYGEVRKPEKVLLVAITSNKGLCGAFNANVIKQVNVLAGGVYKEQNEKGSLHVLAIGKQGYEILRKSLNVIGEYNHVYNELNFENVSAIASSVMEEFVAGTYDKVELVYNQFKNAGVQILTTEQFLPVIESEQENKTQTEYIFEPNQKEILEDLIPKSLRTQFFKAMLDSFASEHGARMTSMHKATDNATDLIQDLNLTYNKARQSAITNEILEIVSGANALAN; the protein is encoded by the coding sequence ATGGCTAATTTAAAAGAAATTCGTACTCGTATTTCGTCGGTTCAGAAAACCAAACAGGTTACTGCAGCGATGAAAATGGTTTCTGCCGCCAAATTAAAAAAGGCTCAGGATGCTATTGTGCAAATTCGACCTTTTGCTGATAAATTACATGAGATATTGTCGAACCTGACTGCAAGTTTAAGCGATGCTGATGATAATTTATATGGCGAAGTGAGAAAGCCTGAGAAGGTTTTGTTGGTTGCAATTACTTCGAATAAAGGCTTGTGTGGTGCTTTTAATGCGAATGTAATTAAGCAGGTTAATGTTCTTGCTGGAGGTGTCTATAAGGAGCAGAATGAGAAAGGTTCTCTTCATGTTTTAGCAATTGGTAAACAAGGATATGAAATTCTTCGCAAAAGCCTTAATGTGATTGGAGAATACAATCATGTTTACAACGAGTTGAATTTTGAAAATGTATCTGCAATTGCATCCTCTGTTATGGAAGAGTTTGTGGCAGGAACATACGATAAAGTAGAATTGGTTTACAATCAATTTAAAAATGCAGGTGTTCAGATTTTAACAACAGAACAATTCTTACCTGTTATTGAGTCTGAGCAAGAGAACAAAACGCAAACCGAATATATTTTTGAACCAAATCAGAAAGAAATTTTAGAAGATTTGATTCCTAAATCCTTAAGAACACAGTTCTTTAAAGCAATGTTGGATTCGTTTGCATCAGAGCATGGAGCAAGAATGACATCAATGCATAAGGCGACTGATAATGCTACTGATTTGATTCAAGATTTGAATTTGACATACAACAAGGCTCGTCAGTCTGCAATTACCAACGAAATATTGGAGATTGTATCTGGAGCAAATGCACTAGCGAACTAA
- the atpE gene encoding ATP synthase F0 subunit C — protein sequence MGAAFGAGLAAIGAGIGIGKIGGSALESIARQPEASGDIRSNMIVAAALIEGAAFFAIIICLLAIVL from the coding sequence ATGGGTGCTGCTTTTGGAGCTGGTTTAGCTGCTATTGGTGCTGGTATCGGTATCGGTAAAATTGGTGGTTCTGCTCTTGAGAGTATTGCTCGCCAGCCAGAAGCATCTGGAGATATTCGTTCAAACATGATTGTTGCTGCTGCACTTATCGAAGGTGCTGCTTTCTTTGCAATTATCATTTGTTTGTTGGCTATCGTACTGTAA
- the atpH gene encoding ATP synthase F1 subunit delta produces MNESKISVRYAKALFELGKEKELIDTVIKDIQLVDEVCKSIADFWLMVESPVVKTSQKRASMKQIFGDRINAITLNFLDLVVKNRREIYLKDISRNFLALCRKDQGILSATLTSATTIEEGSKENLSTLLSKSFNSKIELEEVVDEEIIGGFVLRVEDQQLDASVSTQLNKIKRELLSNHNK; encoded by the coding sequence ATGAACGAAAGTAAAATCTCGGTTCGTTACGCTAAGGCTCTTTTCGAATTAGGAAAGGAGAAAGAACTAATTGATACCGTAATTAAAGATATTCAGCTAGTTGATGAAGTTTGCAAAAGCATTGCAGATTTTTGGCTAATGGTTGAAAGTCCTGTGGTTAAAACTTCTCAAAAACGCGCTTCGATGAAGCAAATATTTGGAGATAGAATAAATGCGATTACCCTAAATTTTTTAGATTTAGTTGTTAAAAATCGAAGGGAAATTTATTTGAAGGACATATCTCGAAATTTTTTAGCCTTGTGTCGTAAAGATCAAGGAATTTTATCGGCGACTCTTACTTCCGCAACAACTATTGAAGAGGGTAGTAAGGAAAATTTGAGTACTCTTTTGTCGAAATCGTTCAATTCAAAAATTGAATTGGAAGAAGTTGTTGATGAAGAAATTATTGGAGGATTTGTACTTCGAGTTGAAGATCAACAATTGGATGCAAGTGTAAGCACTCAATTGAATAAAATTAAAAGAGAATTACTTTCAAATCACAATAAATAA
- the atpA gene encoding F0F1 ATP synthase subunit alpha, with product MASIKPAEVSEILKQQLEGLKTEAELEEVGTVLQVGDGIARIYGLSHVESNELIEFQNGVLGIVLNLEEDNVGAVLLGESQGIKEGDVVKRTKRIASINVGEGMLGRVINTIGEPIDGKGEITGITYEMPLERKAPGVLYRQPVNEPLQTGLKSIDAMIPIGRGQRELIIGDRQTGKTAIAIDTIINQKEFYDNGEPVYCIYVAIGQKGSTVANIAKTLEEHGAMAYTTIVCATAADPAALQFYAPFAGASIGEFFRDTGRPALIIFDDLSKQAVSYREVSLLLRRPPGREAYPGDVFYLHSRLLERAAKIINSDDIARQMNDLPESLRNAKDEKGESIIKGGGSLTALPIIETQAGDVSAYIPTNVISITDGQIFLESDLFNAGIRPAINVGISVSRVGGNAQIKPMKKVAGTLKLDQAQYRELEAFSKFGSDMDAATLSVLNKGAKNVEILKQGQYSPVTVDKQVAILYCGSQGLLRDVPVEKVKEFEVDFIDFMDLKHKDVLKEIGSGKYTQEAQDVMRAVAAEISAKYK from the coding sequence ATGGCAAGTATAAAACCTGCAGAAGTTTCGGAAATCCTAAAGCAGCAACTAGAAGGATTAAAAACCGAGGCTGAACTGGAAGAAGTCGGAACCGTATTACAAGTGGGTGATGGTATCGCTCGAATTTACGGTTTATCACACGTTGAATCCAACGAATTGATTGAATTTCAAAATGGCGTTTTAGGTATTGTATTGAACCTCGAAGAGGACAATGTAGGAGCCGTTCTTTTGGGAGAATCTCAAGGAATTAAAGAAGGCGACGTTGTAAAACGTACCAAGCGTATTGCTTCTATTAACGTAGGAGAAGGAATGCTTGGACGTGTAATCAACACCATTGGAGAGCCAATTGATGGTAAAGGTGAAATTACGGGTATAACATACGAAATGCCATTGGAACGTAAAGCTCCTGGGGTACTTTATCGTCAGCCGGTAAATGAGCCACTTCAAACAGGATTAAAATCCATCGATGCAATGATTCCAATTGGTCGTGGACAACGTGAGTTGATCATTGGTGACCGTCAGACTGGTAAAACAGCAATTGCTATTGATACAATTATTAATCAGAAAGAATTTTACGACAACGGCGAACCTGTTTATTGTATTTATGTTGCAATAGGACAGAAAGGTTCAACTGTTGCCAATATTGCCAAAACTCTTGAAGAACACGGAGCGATGGCCTATACAACAATTGTATGTGCTACTGCTGCAGATCCTGCAGCACTGCAATTTTACGCACCATTTGCTGGTGCATCAATTGGAGAGTTTTTCCGCGATACGGGACGTCCAGCTTTGATTATTTTTGATGATTTATCGAAGCAAGCCGTTTCTTACCGTGAGGTTTCTCTTCTACTTCGTCGGCCACCAGGGCGTGAGGCTTATCCAGGAGATGTATTTTACTTGCACTCAAGATTATTAGAGCGTGCAGCTAAGATCATTAACTCTGATGATATTGCTCGTCAGATGAATGATTTGCCAGAAAGCCTAAGAAATGCAAAGGATGAAAAAGGAGAATCAATTATTAAAGGTGGGGGATCATTAACTGCACTTCCAATTATTGAGACTCAAGCGGGTGATGTTTCTGCTTACATTCCAACCAATGTAATTTCGATTACGGATGGACAGATTTTCTTGGAATCAGATCTTTTTAATGCTGGTATTCGTCCTGCCATTAACGTTGGTATCTCGGTATCTCGTGTAGGAGGTAATGCTCAGATTAAGCCAATGAAAAAAGTGGCTGGTACATTGAAATTAGATCAGGCACAGTATCGTGAATTGGAGGCATTTTCTAAGTTTGGATCGGATATGGATGCAGCGACTCTTTCAGTATTGAATAAGGGTGCTAAAAACGTTGAGATTTTAAAACAAGGTCAATATTCTCCAGTAACTGTTGATAAGCAAGTAGCTATTCTTTACTGTGGTTCCCAAGGACTTTTAAGAGATGTTCCTGTAGAAAAAGTAAAAGAATTTGAAGTTGATTTTATTGATTTTATGGACTTGAAACACAAAGATGTTTTAAAAGAAATCGGATCAGGAAAATATACTCAAGAAGCACAGGATGTAATGAGAGCTGTTGCGGCTGAAATATCTGCAAAGTACAAATAA
- the rpmF gene encoding 50S ribosomal protein L32, translating to MAHPKHRTSKQRRNKRRTHLKTTPATLASCSNCGATVKYHTVCPECGYYRGKLAIEKEVTA from the coding sequence ATGGCACATCCAAAACACAGAACGTCGAAGCAGAGAAGAAATAAGAGAAGAACACATCTTAAAACAACTCCTGCTACTTTAGCATCTTGCTCAAATTGTGGAGCAACTGTTAAATATCATACTGTTTGCCCTGAGTGCGGTTATTACAGAGGCAAATTAGCAATCGAAAAAGAAGTTACAGCATAA
- a CDS encoding DUF177 domain-containing protein, producing MENLTKYTIPFKGLKDGLHEFKFDVDPEFFKSFQTEDAYQGEGTVTVTFEKKTLVTSLRFELKGKLTVACDRCLEELILDVEGESFLYLKFGEEHEDLAEDVIVLAESENEINVAQYIYELFTLSLPLSFVHPDDEEGNSTCNEEMIQKLNDLSVNEEDKIDPRWNDLRKLIDNN from the coding sequence TTGGAAAATCTTACAAAATATACGATTCCTTTTAAAGGCTTAAAGGATGGTTTGCATGAATTTAAATTCGATGTAGATCCTGAGTTTTTTAAGTCTTTTCAGACGGAAGATGCTTATCAGGGAGAAGGTACGGTAACTGTTACTTTCGAAAAAAAGACCTTGGTAACAAGCTTGCGGTTCGAGTTGAAAGGAAAATTAACAGTGGCCTGCGACAGGTGTCTCGAAGAACTTATTCTTGATGTGGAAGGTGAAAGCTTTCTATATCTTAAGTTTGGAGAAGAACATGAAGATTTGGCCGAAGATGTAATTGTATTGGCAGAATCGGAAAATGAGATTAATGTTGCACAATACATTTATGAGTTGTTTACCTTAAGCTTACCATTAAGCTTTGTTCATCCTGATGATGAAGAGGGAAATAGCACTTGTAACGAGGAAATGATTCAAAAATTGAATGACCTCTCGGTAAATGAGGAAGATAAAATTGACCCGAGATGGAATGATTTAAGAAAATTGATTGATAATAACTAG
- a CDS encoding beta-ketoacyl-ACP synthase III encodes MSKINAVITGVGSYVPDYILTNDELSTMVDTNDEWIMTRIGIKERRILKGEGKGSSDLGAKAVQQLLEKTGTSPDEIDLLICATVTPDMQFPATANIISDKVGINSAFSFDINAGCSGFLFSLATGAKYIQSGMYKKVIVVGAEKMSSIVDYSDRSTCPIFGDGSAAVLLEPSTENVGIIDEMLHTAGFGRKHLHQKAGGSCKPASHETVDAKEHFIYQEGNHVFKHAVSNMADVSVEMMKKHNITSEDLAWLVPHQANNRIIEATAKRMGLVKEKVMINIEKYGNTTSATIPLCLCEWENQLRKGDDLILSGFGAGFTWGAILVRWAYDPK; translated from the coding sequence ATGTCAAAAATTAATGCAGTTATAACAGGAGTTGGGTCGTACGTTCCCGACTATATTCTTACCAATGATGAATTGAGTACCATGGTTGACACTAACGATGAGTGGATCATGACTCGTATTGGTATCAAGGAAAGAAGAATATTAAAAGGTGAAGGAAAAGGATCTTCCGATTTGGGAGCAAAAGCTGTTCAACAGCTTTTAGAAAAAACTGGTACATCGCCTGATGAAATTGATTTGTTGATTTGTGCAACTGTAACTCCAGATATGCAATTCCCAGCTACAGCTAATATTATTAGTGATAAAGTAGGAATTAATAGTGCATTTAGTTTTGATATAAATGCTGGATGTTCAGGGTTTTTATTTTCCCTGGCAACGGGTGCAAAATACATTCAATCGGGAATGTATAAAAAGGTAATTGTTGTAGGAGCAGAAAAAATGTCTTCTATTGTTGATTATAGCGATCGTTCAACATGTCCTATTTTTGGTGATGGTTCGGCAGCAGTTCTTCTTGAGCCATCAACCGAAAATGTTGGTATTATTGATGAGATGCTGCATACTGCAGGTTTCGGTCGTAAGCACTTACATCAAAAAGCTGGTGGATCTTGTAAACCTGCAAGTCACGAAACTGTTGATGCAAAAGAACATTTCATTTATCAGGAAGGAAACCATGTATTCAAACATGCCGTTTCTAATATGGCAGATGTTTCTGTTGAAATGATGAAGAAACATAACATTACATCAGAAGATTTGGCATGGTTGGTTCCACATCAGGCAAACAATCGTATTATCGAAGCTACTGCCAAACGTATGGGCTTAGTTAAAGAGAAAGTGATGATTAATATTGAGAAATATGGTAACACTACTTCTGCAACTATTCCATTGTGCTTATGCGAGTGGGAAAATCAATTACGAAAAGGAGATGATCTAATTCTTTCAGGTTTTGGTGCAGGCTTTACCTGGGGTGCCATTTTAGTAAGATGGGCTTACGATCCAAAATAA
- a CDS encoding HAMP domain-containing sensor histidine kinase — translation MAVIIIAASILYTNNLVKKLAREEVKKVELWAVGLRELHLNPNQEVGLINRILEQNETIPVILVDENDSIVDYRNINITKGKEDKILEKRFVEMKNENRFIEIQLVNGKNYIYYDDSSILKNLAWYPFIQLGVIIVFIIIAFLAFSYSKSAEQNRVWVGMSKETAHQLGTPISSLMAWMELIKSGNTDPSLNIEMSKDVDRLQVIAERFSKIGSKPVLKPVDIKESLQNSIEYLKKRTSGKVEFIFKISDGFEGEIPLNKELFSWVIENLSKNAVDAMEGKGVLQFLLKEKNNNIILDISDSGKGLSKKQYKTIFKPGYTSKKRGWGLGLSLAKRIIENYHQGKIFVFSSELGKGTVFRIILPIK, via the coding sequence GTGGCTGTAATTATTATTGCTGCTTCGATTTTGTATACTAATAATTTGGTAAAAAAACTGGCTCGAGAAGAAGTCAAAAAGGTTGAGCTGTGGGCAGTTGGATTGCGTGAGCTGCATTTAAATCCAAATCAGGAAGTTGGTTTAATAAATCGAATATTGGAACAAAACGAAACAATTCCAGTTATTTTAGTTGATGAAAACGATTCTATTGTTGATTATAGAAATATTAATATTACTAAAGGAAAGGAAGATAAGATATTAGAAAAACGATTTGTCGAAATGAAAAATGAAAATCGATTTATCGAAATACAATTGGTAAATGGTAAAAATTACATTTATTACGACGACTCTAGTATTTTAAAAAATTTAGCCTGGTATCCCTTTATTCAATTGGGAGTTATTATTGTTTTTATAATTATTGCATTTTTAGCATTCTCCTATTCGAAATCGGCCGAGCAAAATCGGGTTTGGGTCGGAATGTCGAAAGAAACAGCGCATCAGTTAGGTACACCTATTAGTTCTTTAATGGCTTGGATGGAATTAATAAAATCAGGCAATACAGATCCTTCCTTAAATATTGAAATGAGTAAGGATGTAGATCGTTTACAAGTAATAGCAGAACGTTTTTCGAAGATAGGTTCTAAACCAGTATTAAAACCTGTAGATATTAAAGAAAGTTTACAAAATAGTATTGAATATCTAAAGAAAAGAACTTCTGGTAAAGTAGAATTTATTTTTAAGATATCTGATGGTTTCGAGGGAGAAATTCCATTGAATAAAGAGCTGTTTTCATGGGTAATTGAAAATTTATCTAAAAATGCTGTAGATGCAATGGAGGGAAAAGGAGTTTTACAATTTTTGTTAAAAGAAAAGAATAACAATATCATATTAGATATAAGTGACTCAGGTAAAGGGCTTTCTAAAAAACAATACAAGACAATATTTAAGCCAGGCTACACTTCGAAGAAACGCGGATGGGGATTGGGTTTATCTTTGGCAAAAAGAATTATTGAAAATTATCATCAGGGAAAAATATTTGTTTTTAGCTCCGAATTGGGCAAAGGCACGGTTTTTAGAATTATTTTACCAATAAAGTGA
- a CDS encoding GntR family transcriptional regulator — translation MELKIDHNSPLPLHAQVEMLLRKMIELPEYKNGGFLPKEVDLAKRLGISRNTLRQATNKLEYEGLLIRKKGIGTKVAEKGITTNLDSWQSFTQEMSDQGVDFVNFLIEAKWVKASAKIANFFNIPEGEKILCLSRLRGFKDGPFVFFESYFHSRIGMTGNEDFTKPLYSILENQYNVVPSISKEEIKAKLASKITADRLQIKKGDPILVRERYVSDPGNRPLEYNIGFYIAEKFTYSITITR, via the coding sequence ATGGAATTAAAGATAGATCACAATAGTCCGCTTCCTTTGCATGCTCAGGTTGAGATGTTATTACGGAAGATGATTGAGCTTCCGGAATATAAGAATGGTGGATTTTTGCCAAAGGAAGTCGATTTGGCTAAACGTTTGGGAATCTCGAGAAATACGCTTCGACAAGCAACAAATAAGTTGGAGTACGAAGGATTACTGATCCGCAAGAAAGGAATTGGAACGAAGGTTGCAGAGAAGGGAATTACTACAAACTTAGATAGTTGGCAAAGTTTTACACAAGAAATGTCTGATCAAGGAGTTGATTTTGTGAATTTTTTGATTGAAGCTAAATGGGTAAAAGCTTCAGCTAAAATTGCTAACTTTTTTAATATTCCGGAAGGAGAAAAAATTCTTTGTTTGTCTCGACTAAGAGGCTTTAAAGATGGACCTTTTGTATTCTTCGAAAGCTATTTTCATTCAAGAATTGGAATGACAGGGAATGAAGATTTTACCAAACCGCTTTACAGCATCTTGGAGAATCAATACAATGTAGTTCCATCTATTTCAAAAGAAGAAATAAAAGCAAAATTGGCTTCTAAGATTACAGCAGATCGTCTTCAGATCAAAAAAGGAGATCCAATTTTAGTGCGAGAACGATATGTTTCTGATCCAGGAAACAGACCATTGGAATACAATATTGGTTTCTACATCGCTGAAAAATTTACCTATTCTATAACCATTACACGATAA
- the atpB gene encoding F0F1 ATP synthase subunit A — translation MKNIHRLLLIFFLLAAVKPAIASDEHDSHDQDTHKQEKFAPGNFIMDHIADAYDWHVFSIGEFHATVPLPVIVISEQTGFHMFMSSKFHHGHSSYKGFSIASEGDYRGKVVEMIDGHQVRPFDISMTKNVVAMLISMAFLLWIFISVARAYTHRKGQAPKGIQSAMEPLILFVRDEIAKPAIGEKKYEKYMPFLLTIFFFIWLNNLMGLVPFIPGGANVTGNITITMVLAVFTFIITTFSGNKNYWLHIFNTPGVPWWLKFPVPLMPLVELMGVFTKPFVLMVRLFANITAGHMIVLAFVSLIFIFGQISPMLGYGTSVVSVLFVIFMDMLELLVALIQAYVFTLLSALYFGMATEEHH, via the coding sequence ATGAAAAACATTCATCGATTACTGTTAATTTTCTTCCTATTAGCAGCCGTAAAACCGGCTATTGCTTCCGACGAACATGATTCTCATGATCAGGATACACACAAGCAGGAAAAATTTGCCCCCGGGAACTTTATAATGGATCATATTGCCGATGCTTACGATTGGCATGTGTTTTCTATTGGAGAATTTCATGCAACAGTTCCGCTTCCGGTAATTGTTATTTCAGAGCAAACAGGTTTTCACATGTTTATGTCTAGTAAATTTCATCATGGACATTCTTCCTATAAAGGATTTTCAATAGCTAGCGAAGGCGACTATAGAGGAAAAGTTGTTGAAATGATAGACGGACATCAGGTTCGTCCTTTTGATATATCAATGACAAAGAATGTGGTTGCAATGCTAATAAGTATGGCTTTTTTGCTTTGGATATTTATATCCGTAGCGAGAGCATATACTCATAGAAAAGGGCAGGCACCTAAGGGAATACAGTCGGCAATGGAACCTCTAATACTTTTTGTACGCGATGAGATTGCAAAACCAGCAATTGGAGAAAAAAAATACGAAAAATACATGCCCTTTCTTTTAACCATCTTTTTCTTTATCTGGTTAAACAATTTAATGGGATTGGTACCATTTATTCCCGGAGGAGCTAACGTAACTGGAAATATAACCATTACAATGGTATTGGCTGTATTTACCTTTATTATTACAACATTTAGTGGTAATAAAAATTACTGGCTTCATATTTTTAACACCCCAGGTGTACCTTGGTGGCTAAAATTTCCTGTGCCATTAATGCCTTTGGTTGAACTTATGGGTGTATTCACAAAACCATTTGTTCTTATGGTCCGACTTTTTGCTAATATCACAGCCGGACACATGATTGTACTGGCATTTGTAAGTTTGATTTTTATTTTTGGACAAATTAGTCCAATGTTAGGATACGGAACCTCTGTGGTTTCGGTTTTATTCGTAATTTTCATGGATATGCTTGAGCTTTTAGTTGCATTAATCCAGGCTTATGTATTTACACTTCTTTCGGCGCTATATTTTGGTATGGCAACAGAAGAACATCATTAA
- a CDS encoding polymer-forming cytoskeletal protein, giving the protein MSRNNEVQPTAVNLICDGTSIKGDVQASRDIRIDGYLNGKMQVNGKVVVGNTGKIEGDVNCKTIDVSGKVEGNIIASEMVNLKSTALILGNITTDKISVEPGAKFTGSCKMGEVASKQNEKKK; this is encoded by the coding sequence ATGAGCAGAAACAACGAAGTACAGCCAACAGCAGTAAACCTTATTTGTGATGGAACCTCTATTAAAGGTGATGTTCAGGCATCTAGAGATATTCGTATTGATGGATATTTGAATGGTAAAATGCAAGTTAATGGTAAAGTTGTAGTTGGTAATACAGGAAAAATTGAAGGTGATGTTAATTGTAAAACAATTGACGTATCAGGTAAAGTTGAAGGTAATATTATTGCTTCAGAAATGGTGAATCTGAAATCAACAGCATTAATACTTGGAAACATTACAACAGATAAGATCTCTGTAGAACCTGGTGCGAAATTTACCGGATCCTGTAAAATGGGTGAAGTAGCATCTAAACAGAATGAAAAGAAAAAATAA
- a CDS encoding F0F1 ATP synthase subunit B, with protein sequence MGLVTPELGTFIWMFLAFAIVLFILKKFAWKPILNALKEREDSIEDALNSAERAKEEMAKLQADNEKILQEARKEREGMLKEAKELGATLVSEAKQKATLEADKVIESARINIESEKSAALGEIKAQVALLSVEIAEKILRQQFADDQQQKDYFKKLMDEVKLN encoded by the coding sequence ATGGGCTTGGTAACACCTGAATTAGGAACCTTTATATGGATGTTCTTGGCATTTGCCATTGTTTTGTTCATTCTGAAGAAATTTGCTTGGAAACCAATATTAAATGCCTTAAAGGAACGAGAGGACTCTATCGAAGATGCTCTTAATTCTGCCGAACGTGCTAAAGAGGAAATGGCCAAATTACAGGCCGATAATGAAAAAATTCTTCAGGAGGCCAGAAAAGAGCGTGAGGGAATGCTAAAAGAAGCAAAAGAGCTGGGTGCTACTTTGGTTAGTGAAGCTAAGCAAAAAGCAACGCTTGAGGCGGATAAAGTAATTGAATCAGCTCGTATCAATATTGAAAGTGAAAAATCAGCTGCTCTGGGTGAAATTAAAGCACAGGTTGCCTTGCTTTCAGTAGAGATTGCAGAGAAAATTCTTCGTCAGCAATTTGCTGATGACCAGCAACAGAAGGATTATTTCAAAAAGTTGATGGACGAAGTAAAGTTGAATTAG